A genomic segment from Acyrthosiphon pisum isolate AL4f chromosome A3, pea_aphid_22Mar2018_4r6ur, whole genome shotgun sequence encodes:
- the LOC103307902 gene encoding uncharacterized protein LOC103307902, with amino-acid sequence MHLIAFTLRITIFRAFWTMTVMCAVLFATYAIIESWKTYNESSIDTVVETTFLSYAKIAFPMVVICDSSRVDWERVMRLTPRDVPGTDPDLLPAVRKVLKTFSVMSYGDFDDFDELWNVTELSKLNHLNLTELLLKITK; translated from the exons ATGCACTTAATTGCATTTACGCTGCGCATCACAATTTTCAGAGCGTTTTGGACTATGACCGTCATGTGCGCCGTCCTGTTCGCCACTTACGCAATCATCGAATCATGGAAGACGTACAACGAGAGTTCGATCGACACGGTGGTCGAGACGACTTTTTTAAGCTACGCCAAAATAGCATTTCCCATGGTGGTGATATGTGACAGTTCGAGGGTGGATTGGGAACGCGTAATGCGATTAACGCCAAG agACGTGCCAGGGACCGATCCAGACCTGTTGCCCGCCGTGAGGAAAGTGTTGAAAACGTTCTCGGTGATGTCATACGGAGATTTTGACGATTTCGACGAGTTATGGAATGTGACGGAACTTTCAAAGCTGAACCATCTGAACCTAACTGAACTATTATTAAAG ATAACAAAATAG